A region of the Terriglobia bacterium genome:
CGCTATGTCCAACCTGAGCGCAGCGCTAAACTCGCTCTCTTCCAGTACAATCGTCGACTTCTGGCTGCGGCGCAAAGGCACCGCAAAAGACGATAAATCCATGCTGCGCGTCTCGCGCATGGCCACATTCGGCTGGGCCGTGCTGCTGTTCGGACTGGCGATCCTCTCCCGGCGAAGCCAGAGCGTGATCGTAGTCGGCCTTTCAATCGCCTCCGTCGCCTATGGCGCTCTGCTCGGAGTCTTTCTCCTGGGCCTGTTAACGAAGCGCGCAACCGAACGTGGCGCCATGGCTGGCATGCTGGTCGGATTCTGCGCCAACATGTACATCTGGATCAGCACGCTGGTGAAGCCCGGTTCCATGCCCCTGGAATTCACCCGTCGGATTCCGTGGACCTGGTATGTAATGATCGGCGCCTGCCTGACGTTCACGGTCGGCTACCTGGCAAGTTTCGTGATGCCACCTAATACGATCGATAAGTCGATGGAGGCACACCGTGGCTGAAGGCGCCGCCCGCACGACCAAACCCGGCCTCATTCGAGACCTCGGCGTGTCGCAAGCCGGCGCCATCGTCGTCGGAGTAATCATCGGCAGCGGTATTTTCCTGGTGCCCAAGCGGATGATGGAAGCGACCGGTTCAGCCTCGGTCGTGTTCCTCGTGTGGATCGTCGGCGGCCTGCTCTCCTGGTTCGGCGCACTCACCTACGCTGAACTCGGCGCGATGAAGCCCGAAGCCGGCGGCGAATACGTCTACATCCGCGACGCCTACGGACCACTTCCCGGATTCCTAAACGCCTGGACCTGGTTCACCATCGCAAAACCAGCATCGATCGCGACCGTCGCCGCCGGTGTCATTCGAATCCTGGGCGAGTTCGGCGCCTTTGCTTTCCTGAAGACGACGTTCGTCCATGGTGCTGTCCCGGTCAACTGGGGACATGTTCTCGCCGCGGCCATGATCGTCGTTCTCACCTGGGTGAATTACATCGGCGTACGCCGCGCCGGAAACTTCCAGCTCTTCTTCACATCGCTGAAAGTCCTGATGATTCTGGGAATCATTGTCGCCTGCTTCACCGCCAGGGCCGGGACGATGTCGAATTTCGCGTCTCACTATTCTGGCGCAACCGGTGGCATTGCGGGATTCATGGCTGCGCTCATCGCGGCACTCTGGGCCTACGACGGCTGGAACAACCTCAATATGGTCGCCGGCGAGGTTCGCGAGCCGCAGAAGAACATCCCTCGCGCAATGATCGTCGGCATCGCCCTCGTCGCAGCGCTCTACATGTTGATGAACGCCGCCGTACAATATGTGCTCCCCGCCACCATGTTAGCCGCTGCCGAGCGTCCCGCCAGTATGGCGTTCCAGTACGCCGCGGGAGCGGCAGGCGCTGCCATTCTCTCCGCTGGCATTGCGCTCTCCATGTTCGTCAGCATCAACGGCCAGATTCTAACCGGTGCACGCATCCCTTACGCCGTCGCGCGCGACGGCTATTTCTTCGATACGCTCGCCGGCGTCAACGCCCGCTACCACACGCCTGGCGGCGCACTGGTCTTCCAGGCCTTCATGAGCATCGCTCTGGTCGTTCTCGGTGGAGCCTTCGAAGATCTCTTCAACCTCGCCATCTTCTCCGAATGGCTCTTTTACATGATCACGGCCAGCACCATCTTCGTTTTCCGTAAGCGATACTCCGCCAGCGAAGCTCCCTACCGCATCTGGGGATACCCGATCGTTCCGCTGCTCTTCATCGCCGCTGCGGCTGTGCTGCTCTACTTCAGCTTCGTACAGAACCTGCGCGACTCCATAGGCGGCGCCATCGTGATCCTCGCCGGAATCCCCGTATTCTTCTGGTTCGCCCGCAAACACCGCACAGCCTCGTGACGGCGGCATCTTGCCGCCGCTCATTTACCACTTGCCCCCAAACGACCCCACTCCCCGTTTATACTGACAGGTACATTCGTGTACCGCGATTGCAATACCAGCACGCCAACTTTAGAACTTGAAGGAACCTCATGCGAAAAATTCCCGCGCTCCTGATGCTCATCCTCGCCATTGCAGTATTCAACGCTTGTGAAAGCAAGAAGGAGACGCCCACTCAGAGCGAGACCGCCAAGCCCCAGGCCGAAGCTCCCGAGTACGAAACCGGCCGTCTGGCATTCCAGAAGCTCTACGTAGCCGCGCGCGGCTTCGCCCCGGACATCCAGCCCTTCCGCCTCCAATCCAGCTACACCAAGGGCGCTCCCGTCGAAGAAGGGAAGGAAGGTATCTGGCACGCGAGCTTCGCTTCTCCCTCAAAGCGCGAACTCAAGTCCTACACCTGGTCAGGCGTCAGCGGCCCTGACATGCCCGACCGCGGCGTCAGTCACGGCACCGAGGACGATTACAACCCGTCCAACTCCGCAACCCGAGTTTTCGACCTGCAATTCCTTAAAGTTGACACGGACAAGGCCATCAAGGTTGCCAACGAACATGGCGGCGCCGCACTGATGAAGAAGGATCCGAACCAGCCTGTGAACTTCCTGCTCGATTGGAATGGAAAGAACCAGTTGATCTGGCACGTCATCTACGGCGAGAGCCGCAGCACCGCACCCCTGGTCGTCGATGTGGACGCTTCCAGCGGAAACTATATCGGCAAGGGACAGTAGATCAAGAAGAACCGAATTGACGATTGACGATTGATCCAATGACGATTGACTAGCCCTTTCCTTCGGCGGTCCTGCTTTTAATCGTCAACGAGAAAATCGTCAATCGTCAGTTGCTTTTCTTCTTCTCTTTCTTTCCTTGTTTCGTATCCGCCACCGGATTCGTCAGCCGATCGATGGCCTTCTCCGCGTCTTTTGCTCTCGGCCCATAAGGGAGAATTTTCAGATAGCTCTGATAGGACGCCAATGCCTCTTCTTTCTCGCCTAGTTTTTCCTGCGACTCGCCCAGTTTGTAGGTAGCCTCTGCGTCATTGGGTTTGTATTTCAGGGCCGATTCGTAACGGCTTTCTGCCGCCTTGTAGTTCTTCAGGTTGAAATAGAAATCTCCGACCTCGATGTCCTTTTCCGCCCTGTGCGGATTGTAAGGATGCATCTCCATCACGTCGTCGACATCGCTGTTCGGATGCATCTTTGCATCCCCCGCTGGCGGACTGAGGTCGATCCGCGTGTCGTTGCTCGAACTTACTCCCGGCTCCGAGTCCGAGCGCGGCGGTGCCTGGTTTGGCGGAATCGAGGGCTCCTGCGATGACTGCGCCAGGCAGGGTGCGGCCGCAAGCAATATGGCAGCGAAACAGAAGAGGAACGTACGACGGGCCATGCAGTAGATTGTAACTCTCGTCATCGGTCAGTCTGAACCGCGCCGCCGACGCCCTTAGCTCAAAGGTGTGGTTCCATCTTGGTCTCGCGTGCACGACCCTCGCCCGTAATCCGTCCCCACGAACTGGTTTGCCAGTTATCCGGGCGCCCCTCGCGGATCCATTCCGGCAGCGGCATCATCAGCATCTCCGAGAGCGCACGAAGGTAGGGCTCATACATCGAGCGCAGTTCCGCCAGCCGCTGATCCGCTTCGTCGCCCCGGTGCAGTTGAACCCCAGCCTCAGCCAGTATTGTCCGCAAGCGTCCGAGATCTTCCGCCGAAAGCCGATCTACCTGCTCGAAATTCGGTGATCTGCCAAGCACCTGCGACAGATCCACGAGGGCATGCCGTGCAATCGCGAACGTCAGTTGCGCCTGCTTCTGACACGTGTCGTCGATGCCGACCATTACAAGGGCGCTGCTGTCCAGGATCGTCGCAACCGCCGCAAGCCACGATTCGTTGTCGTGCTGCGAGCGGAAATAGCAAAGCACCGGGTAGGAAATGTGGCTCTCCAGCAGTTCGGCGCACCATCGTTCCCAGTCTTTCAGCAATCCGTGAAGCTCTCCGTAGTCTCCACCGCCAATCATCCGCCGGAGCAGTTCCGCCGCACTCGGCGGAGACCCTGCCCGCGCGTCCAGCAGTGAAATCTGCGCCTCGCGTCGCGAAAATGCCTGGTACAGCACGGGAAAATACCCGACGACAATCGCAAGGAATCCCAACCCGACGAAAGCCTCAACTACGGTAAACAGTCGCGATGCGGGTGTATGCGGCGCAATGTCACCCAACCCCAGCGTGAACAATGTCGACCCGCTGAAGTACATCGCCATCCCGAGCCGTTGCAGGCCTGTTGTTCCCATCCGCGCCACCGAACCATCCACCAGGTGTAGCAGTGCGAATCCGAACAGCAGTAGCACGCCCCAGAAAACAAGCAGCAGCACAAAGGACAACGGTCCATAAAAACTCAGTAGCCGCTCGCGGCCTTTCTTCGGACATGGCCGCACCATAACCGAATACGGACGCCACGTCGCGCGATAAAACAGTCGCGTCAGCCGCCACCGCCGCGTCACCTGCCGCGGCAGAATGATCGTCTCAAACGCCTCCAGCAGCACGAAAAGAATGATGCAAGTGCCCGCGATGGCCAGGAATATAGTCACGGCTGTCTAAGATGGGAACAACCGGAAGGAAGATTCACAGACATCATCCGAACCGCTGAAACAGCGGCCAGAACTTGTACCACGGTATTCGCATCTGCCGGCACAAGAAAATGTCCGGATGATACTGACTCTCCTCATTGATCACCCCGTAGGAATTCGTGTTGTGTGCCACCAGTTCGCACGACTGAAAAAGCCTATTGACGTCATCCGCATCCCACCCTACTACAATCAACGTCTGCGGTTCC
Encoded here:
- a CDS encoding amino acid permease yields the protein MAEGAARTTKPGLIRDLGVSQAGAIVVGVIIGSGIFLVPKRMMEATGSASVVFLVWIVGGLLSWFGALTYAELGAMKPEAGGEYVYIRDAYGPLPGFLNAWTWFTIAKPASIATVAAGVIRILGEFGAFAFLKTTFVHGAVPVNWGHVLAAAMIVVLTWVNYIGVRRAGNFQLFFTSLKVLMILGIIVACFTARAGTMSNFASHYSGATGGIAGFMAALIAALWAYDGWNNLNMVAGEVREPQKNIPRAMIVGIALVAALYMLMNAAVQYVLPATMLAAAERPASMAFQYAAGAAGAAILSAGIALSMFVSINGQILTGARIPYAVARDGYFFDTLAGVNARYHTPGGALVFQAFMSIALVVLGGAFEDLFNLAIFSEWLFYMITASTIFVFRKRYSASEAPYRIWGYPIVPLLFIAAAAVLLYFSFVQNLRDSIGGAIVILAGIPVFFWFARKHRTAS
- a CDS encoding tetratricopeptide repeat protein, whose protein sequence is MARRTFLFCFAAILLAAAPCLAQSSQEPSIPPNQAPPRSDSEPGVSSSNDTRIDLSPPAGDAKMHPNSDVDDVMEMHPYNPHRAEKDIEVGDFYFNLKNYKAAESRYESALKYKPNDAEATYKLGESQEKLGEKEEALASYQSYLKILPYGPRAKDAEKAIDRLTNPVADTKQGKKEKKKSN
- a CDS encoding ion channel — protein: MTIFLAIAGTCIILFVLLEAFETIILPRQVTRRWRLTRLFYRATWRPYSVMVRPCPKKGRERLLSFYGPLSFVLLLVFWGVLLLFGFALLHLVDGSVARMGTTGLQRLGMAMYFSGSTLFTLGLGDIAPHTPASRLFTVVEAFVGLGFLAIVVGYFPVLYQAFSRREAQISLLDARAGSPPSAAELLRRMIGGGDYGELHGLLKDWERWCAELLESHISYPVLCYFRSQHDNESWLAAVATILDSSALVMVGIDDTCQKQAQLTFAIARHALVDLSQVLGRSPNFEQVDRLSAEDLGRLRTILAEAGVQLHRGDEADQRLAELRSMYEPYLRALSEMLMMPLPEWIREGRPDNWQTSSWGRITGEGRARETKMEPHL